In Yersinia enterocolitica subsp. enterocolitica, one DNA window encodes the following:
- a CDS encoding ABC-type transport auxiliary lipoprotein family protein, whose protein sequence is MISLKIMHSTGRGARLLMLSGLAMLLSACTILPSAPVSQVYLLPVPPAANAPRAQAVNWSLRVSQPATNQFINSSRIAVQPEGQEIAVYKNSRWTDPAPILVRNRLIQEFRTDGRIPAVSSDDDSLQADVELSGDLSAFQGVYQAGNSEVLIRFDARLVRISDRRIMATRHFEVRQPIKGAQMNEVVDAFGLASNQLASQVLNWTLQQSPQ, encoded by the coding sequence ATGATATCTCTGAAGATAATGCATTCTACCGGTCGTGGTGCGCGGCTGTTGATGTTATCCGGACTGGCGATGTTACTGTCAGCTTGTACCATTTTACCCAGTGCGCCGGTATCACAGGTTTACTTACTGCCCGTGCCGCCCGCAGCCAATGCGCCGCGCGCACAGGCAGTAAATTGGTCGTTGCGAGTGTCACAACCGGCTACCAATCAGTTTATCAACAGCTCGCGTATTGCTGTGCAGCCAGAAGGGCAGGAAATAGCGGTCTATAAAAATTCGCGTTGGACTGATCCGGCCCCTATTTTAGTGCGTAATCGCCTGATTCAGGAGTTTCGCACTGATGGCCGTATTCCTGCGGTCAGCAGTGACGATGATAGCCTTCAGGCTGATGTTGAGCTGAGCGGCGATTTATCAGCATTTCAGGGGGTATATCAAGCGGGTAACAGTGAAGTGCTGATCCGTTTTGATGCCCGACTGGTGCGGATTTCAGATCGTAGAATTATGGCGACGCGACATTTTGAAGTTCGGCAACCTATTAAGGGCGCACAGATGAATGAAGTGGTAGATGCTTTTGGCTTGGCGAGTAATCAGTTGGCCTCACAGGTACTGAACTGGACACTGCAACAGTCTCCTCAGTAA
- a CDS encoding MlaD family protein, with product METRAHHVVIGLFTLIVVSAALLFCLWLTNAGSNRQFKLYDIVFNEPVSGLSQGSIVQYSGIRVGEVTQLRLDSENPNKVWARIRVSASTPIRQDTQARLTVAGITGTSNIQFSSSTPSSPLLEGKDGEIPIIIATPSPMSQLLANGENFMSNANEVLMRLNQLLAPDNQQRLITTLDNLALVTQTVADQRQDIRTMLQQLAQASKQANETLAQTNRLLRNANGLMDGQGKQLVNDAAKTMASLQNTSIILNKLVSENQTSLNNGMQGMNELGPAVDELRRTLATLRAAVSRLEENPAALLRGRERTQEFTPR from the coding sequence ATGGAAACCCGTGCTCACCATGTTGTCATTGGTTTGTTCACTCTCATTGTGGTCAGCGCCGCGCTGTTATTCTGCCTGTGGCTGACCAACGCCGGCTCTAATCGCCAGTTTAAGCTCTACGATATTGTTTTTAATGAACCGGTGAGTGGTCTGTCTCAAGGGAGTATCGTGCAGTACAGTGGTATTCGGGTCGGCGAAGTGACTCAACTGCGTTTGGACAGTGAGAACCCTAATAAGGTTTGGGCACGTATTCGCGTTTCTGCTTCGACACCTATCCGCCAGGATACCCAAGCCCGTCTGACGGTTGCTGGTATTACCGGCACCTCAAATATTCAATTTAGCAGCAGCACCCCGTCAAGCCCGTTGTTAGAGGGTAAAGATGGCGAAATTCCTATTATTATCGCCACTCCATCACCGATGAGCCAATTGCTGGCCAATGGCGAGAATTTCATGAGTAACGCCAATGAAGTGCTGATGCGCTTAAACCAGCTATTGGCACCTGATAATCAACAGCGGCTCATCACCACACTGGATAATCTCGCACTGGTCACCCAAACTGTCGCCGATCAACGTCAGGATATTCGCACCATGTTGCAGCAGTTGGCGCAGGCCAGCAAACAAGCTAATGAGACACTGGCGCAAACCAATCGCTTGCTGCGCAACGCCAATGGATTGATGGACGGGCAGGGTAAGCAACTGGTTAATGATGCTGCTAAGACTATGGCATCGTTACAAAATACCAGCATCATTCTCAATAAATTGGTCAGTGAAAATCAAACTTCTCTCAATAATGGCATGCAAGGAATGAATGAATTGGGGCCAGCTGTTGATGAGTTGCGCAGAACATTAGCCACATTGCGTGCGGCAGTTTCCCGTTTGGAAGAAAACCCTGCGGCTCTGCTGCGTGGCCGTGAAAGAACACAGGAGTTTACGCCTCGATGA
- a CDS encoding ABC transporter ATP-binding protein: MVSQMTQEPIIQIRNLVNCFGKQCVHQDLNLDVQRGEVLGVVGGSGTGKSVLLRSIVGLRRPTAGQIHVFGQDLITLSGQARSQVERRFGVLFQRGALFSSLTVTENVALPLIENAGLPRGEAERLAQVKLALAGLPPGAGSKYPASLSGGMVKRVALARALALDPDILFLDEPTAGLDPIGAAAFDSLIRTLRDALNLTVFLVTHDLDTLYTLCDRVAVLSQKKVLVVDTLDNVAATDDDWIQAYFHGPRGRAAYQAAAAINSEERL; encoded by the coding sequence ATGGTGAGCCAAATGACGCAAGAACCTATCATTCAAATTCGCAATCTGGTGAACTGTTTTGGCAAACAGTGCGTGCATCAAGACCTCAATCTTGATGTGCAGCGCGGTGAAGTACTTGGTGTGGTAGGGGGATCAGGCACCGGTAAGTCGGTGTTGTTGCGCAGTATTGTCGGGTTACGCCGTCCAACCGCTGGGCAGATTCATGTATTTGGTCAGGATTTAATCACCTTATCGGGCCAGGCGCGTTCCCAGGTCGAACGCCGATTTGGGGTATTGTTTCAACGTGGCGCATTATTCAGTTCTCTGACGGTGACAGAAAACGTCGCCTTGCCATTAATCGAAAATGCGGGCTTGCCACGTGGCGAGGCCGAGCGGCTAGCGCAAGTTAAGCTGGCATTGGCGGGGTTACCGCCGGGAGCGGGCAGTAAATATCCGGCATCGCTATCGGGGGGGATGGTTAAACGTGTTGCTCTGGCCCGTGCGTTGGCATTAGACCCGGATATTTTGTTTCTCGATGAGCCGACTGCGGGTCTTGATCCTATTGGTGCGGCGGCGTTTGATAGTTTGATCCGCACCTTGCGTGATGCACTGAATCTTACGGTATTTCTGGTGACACACGATCTGGACACACTCTATACCTTGTGTGATCGTGTGGCCGTGTTGTCACAAAAGAAAGTGCTGGTGGTAGATACATTAGATAATGTGGCTGCCACTGATGATGACTGGATTCAGGCGTATTTTCATGGCCCACGTGGGCGGGCTGCTTATCAGGCGGCGGCAGCGATTAATAGCGAAGAGAGGTTGTAG
- a CDS encoding MlaE family ABC transporter permease produces MTARPFAAQLDIDSSTQPVRVSIKGDWVLAHYRVLEPVVTQFRASQPQSVVFDLTQLGALDTAGATLLALLLGDERINHLRELAPKLPEERRTLLETVSRVLPDLASESSEKPPSFWLEFLANTGRSVDNLWQDIKSLLGFVGLTLEALFSTIFRPSRWRMTSLIANIQQIGLNAVPIIMLLTFLVGAVIAFLGATVLTTFGAGIFTVDLVVFSFLREFAVLLTAILMAGRTASAFTAEIGLMKANEEIDAIQTLGLNPVELLVLPRVLALLISLPMLTFIGMVCGIFGGMVVCALALDISPTMFLSIMQNSNGLQHFLVGISKAPIFAFLIAIIGCLEGFKVTGSAESVGVHTTTSVVHSIFVVILLDAVAALFFMEMGW; encoded by the coding sequence TATCAAAGGAGATTGGGTGCTGGCGCATTACCGCGTCTTGGAGCCGGTCGTCACACAATTTCGTGCGAGCCAGCCTCAGTCAGTGGTCTTTGATCTTACGCAATTAGGGGCTTTAGATACCGCTGGTGCGACGTTGTTAGCCCTGCTTCTGGGGGATGAACGCATTAATCATCTGCGCGAACTTGCGCCTAAACTGCCCGAAGAACGCCGCACTTTATTGGAAACCGTTAGCCGTGTTTTACCTGATTTAGCCTCCGAGTCGTCAGAGAAACCACCTTCATTTTGGCTTGAATTCTTGGCGAACACCGGCCGGTCGGTGGACAATTTATGGCAAGACATCAAATCGTTACTGGGTTTTGTCGGCCTGACTCTTGAAGCGCTATTCAGCACGATTTTCCGCCCATCGCGTTGGCGAATGACCTCCTTGATTGCCAATATTCAGCAAATCGGCCTCAATGCTGTTCCTATTATTATGCTACTGACGTTTCTGGTCGGAGCGGTGATTGCTTTTCTCGGCGCGACAGTATTAACCACTTTTGGTGCGGGTATTTTTACCGTCGATTTGGTGGTGTTTTCTTTCCTACGCGAGTTTGCCGTGCTGCTGACCGCTATTTTAATGGCGGGGCGCACCGCCAGTGCCTTTACCGCTGAAATCGGCCTGATGAAAGCCAATGAGGAAATCGATGCCATCCAAACTCTGGGGTTAAATCCGGTTGAATTGTTGGTGCTGCCACGGGTGCTGGCGTTGTTAATCTCATTACCGATGTTGACCTTTATCGGTATGGTTTGCGGCATTTTCGGTGGGATGGTGGTCTGTGCTTTAGCCCTCGATATTTCGCCCACCATGTTTTTATCCATCATGCAAAACAGCAATGGATTACAGCATTTTCTGGTGGGGATAAGCAAAGCGCCGATTTTCGCTTTCCTGATAGCCATCATTGGTTGTCTGGAAGGGTTCAAAGTCACCGGCAGCGCCGAGTCTGTCGGGGTACACACCACCACCAGTGTGGTGCATTCTATCTTTGTGGTTATCCTGCTTGATGCCGTCGCAGCACTATTTTTCATGGAAATGGGATGGTGA